CGCGTCTTTTTAATATTGAACGTGTCGATCTGCAATTCAGCAATGGTGTCTTTCGTGTTTATGAACGTATGCGCCCCTGTGACTGTGAAGCAGTGATGATTGTGCCGATCATCGATGATCACCTGATTTTAATTCGTGAATATGCAGTAGGCACTGAAAGTTATGAGCTGGGGTTTCCCAAAGGGATGATGGAACCTGGCGAATCGATGCAGCAAGCAGCTAACCGTGAACTGAAAGAGGAGATCGGATTCGGTGCTAATAACGTGACGTTTCTGAAAAAAATGAGCA
The sequence above is drawn from the Enterobacteriaceae bacterium ESL0689 genome and encodes:
- the nudE gene encoding ADP compounds hydrolase NudE; this encodes MSKSSQKPAILHVETVARSRLFNIERVDLQFSNGVFRVYERMRPCDCEAVMIVPIIDDHLILIREYAVGTESYELGFPKGMMEPGESMQQAANRELKEEIGFGANNVTFLKKMSMVPSCFSSMINVIVAENLYPESLPGDEPEPLTQVRWPLSQLMALLAEEDFNEARNVSALFLAREWLLAQGRLSGR